One Candidatus Limnocylindrales bacterium genomic window carries:
- a CDS encoding Calx-beta domain-containing protein, translated as MSAFAIRLAVVAAAIGVLVAAHPAAAVVFTVTNNLDAGAGSLRNAMTAANATPAFDEIRFNLPAGQRVITPATSLPVMTTPVDINGTSQPGYAGVPLVTLKGTTAGGTGLRLVGNLSSVRGLAIHAFATGVRMEGALFVVEANYIGLDSTGAGGAGNTGTGIAVDGSFGTVGGSTAADRNVISGNGGNGMTIGANATSNDILGNYFGTNPAGTAAIGNGSYAIRSFGAGNSIGSNAAGGGNLISGNARGISLESENPEGTSIRGNIIGLNAAGTAAIPNSYHGIEVYSDGNFIGGTFAGDRNVISGNTHSGIVVREGQVNNLIEANYIGTDPTGTIAFGNGGVGIVVHGDSNTIGGTVAGAANLVSGNNGGIDVNGINNVVQGNRVGTNATGTEALLEEGGGTGIRIYGHDNTVGGNVAAARNLISGNGAGLATSGDGNTVQGNYIGTDVTGMVAIGNAGIGISVDGESNLIGGAAAGESNLVSGNGGGIDVSGTMHVVQGNLVGTNAAGTAALGGVGGIRIYGSDNTIGGTEAGARNVISGGGGMAIIGGEGNTIQGNYVGTNISGNAAIPNGGYALRLISATGNFIGGTAPGAGNVFSGNNRGVTLDADAPGNVFEGNIIGLAADGQTPMGNDDSGLEIYSADNVIGGTDPGAGNIIASNQYYGIVFGGPGATNNLVQGNRIGVAADGTTLRGNWFNIVYYGASGNIVGGIEPGAGNIIAGAVNSGAFVWFGTHNQMRGNSIFSNGGLGLDLDPTNLSADDSRDGDTGANERQNMPALTSVLVVGADIDIAGKLSSRPATTYDIDFYSSPACDPSGFGEGQTYLGSSTVMTDEDGIGLIEATVPFSSADTVVTATATSPEGDTSEFSPCAVIDAGEDAGVLQFSQMKFLGYEEQGFVTVLVSRSGGATGTVSVQYATMADTATAPADYTDVSGTLTFADGEFLKSFDVPLVLDGPDGADQTIDLLLTNPTGGATLGAQATSEILLFDYSTDFPGVYISSASISEGDNGTKNLEIEVSVTPTDHTVTFNVRTTAGTATAGLDYEDIDVAMSFAAGEAPKTVSVPILGDAADEGIEVFFLMVSGQLLPGGYAGNIGHGFILDDDGDPECGNLAVQAPETCDDGDLLYTAGDYCSADCIAYQCGIPTRLNATVPKAGDALFVLKAAVQSSNCDLRVCDVNESGTVTATDSLVILRRAVGQPVPLQCPA; from the coding sequence CGGCGTTCGACGAGATCCGCTTCAACCTTCCCGCGGGCCAGCGCGTGATCACTCCGGCAACCTCGCTGCCGGTCATGACCACGCCCGTCGACATCAACGGCACCAGCCAGCCCGGGTATGCCGGCGTTCCGCTGGTGACGCTCAAGGGCACCACCGCAGGCGGCACGGGGCTTCGATTGGTCGGCAACCTGAGCAGCGTGCGCGGGCTCGCGATTCACGCGTTCGCCACCGGCGTCCGCATGGAGGGCGCCCTCTTCGTCGTCGAGGCCAACTACATCGGCCTCGATTCCACCGGTGCCGGCGGCGCCGGCAACACGGGCACGGGAATCGCCGTCGACGGCAGCTTCGGAACCGTTGGCGGCAGCACGGCAGCCGATCGCAACGTCATCTCGGGCAACGGCGGCAACGGAATGACGATTGGTGCCAACGCCACCAGCAACGACATTCTCGGCAACTACTTCGGCACCAACCCTGCCGGCACCGCCGCCATCGGCAACGGCAGCTATGCGATCCGCTCCTTCGGTGCGGGCAATTCGATCGGGAGCAACGCCGCCGGCGGCGGCAACCTGATCTCGGGGAACGCGCGCGGCATCAGCCTGGAGTCGGAGAATCCGGAAGGCACCAGCATTCGCGGCAACATCATCGGCCTCAACGCCGCGGGCACCGCCGCAATACCGAACAGCTACCATGGCATCGAGGTGTATTCGGACGGCAACTTCATCGGCGGCACCTTTGCCGGCGACCGCAACGTGATTTCGGGCAACACGCATTCGGGCATCGTCGTTCGCGAGGGGCAGGTGAACAACCTGATCGAGGCGAACTACATCGGCACCGATCCCACCGGCACGATCGCGTTCGGCAACGGCGGCGTCGGAATCGTCGTCCACGGCGACTCCAACACGATCGGCGGGACGGTCGCCGGCGCGGCCAACCTGGTCTCCGGCAACAACGGCGGAATCGATGTCAACGGGATCAACAACGTTGTCCAGGGCAACCGCGTCGGCACCAACGCCACAGGCACCGAGGCGCTGCTCGAGGAAGGCGGCGGGACCGGCATCCGTATCTACGGCCACGACAACACCGTCGGCGGCAATGTCGCCGCTGCCAGGAACCTCATCTCCGGCAACGGCGCGGGACTGGCGACCTCCGGCGATGGCAACACGGTGCAGGGCAACTACATCGGCACCGACGTGACCGGCATGGTCGCGATTGGCAACGCAGGAATCGGCATCTCGGTCGACGGCGAGTCCAACCTCATCGGCGGAGCCGCCGCCGGCGAGAGCAACCTCGTCTCGGGAAACGGCGGCGGCATCGACGTCAGCGGAACGATGCACGTCGTGCAGGGCAACCTCGTCGGGACCAACGCCGCCGGAACGGCCGCGCTCGGCGGGGTCGGCGGAATCCGCATCTACGGCAGCGACAACACCATCGGCGGCACCGAGGCCGGCGCCCGCAACGTCATCTCCGGCGGCGGAGGCATGGCCATCATCGGCGGCGAGGGCAACACGATCCAGGGCAACTACGTCGGCACCAACATCAGCGGCAACGCCGCCATTCCCAATGGCGGCTATGCTCTGCGCCTGATCTCGGCCACTGGCAACTTCATCGGCGGCACCGCCCCGGGCGCCGGCAACGTCTTCTCCGGCAACAATCGCGGCGTCACGCTCGACGCCGACGCGCCCGGCAACGTCTTCGAGGGCAACATCATCGGTCTTGCTGCCGACGGGCAGACGCCGATGGGCAACGACGATTCGGGGCTGGAGATCTACAGCGCCGACAACGTCATCGGCGGCACCGATCCCGGCGCCGGCAACATCATCGCTTCCAACCAGTACTACGGCATCGTCTTCGGCGGCCCTGGCGCGACCAACAACCTGGTGCAGGGCAACCGCATCGGCGTGGCCGCCGACGGCACCACGCTTCGCGGCAACTGGTTCAACATCGTCTACTACGGCGCCTCGGGGAACATCGTCGGCGGCATCGAGCCCGGTGCGGGCAATATCATCGCCGGGGCCGTCAACTCCGGCGCCTTCGTCTGGTTCGGCACGCACAACCAGATGCGCGGCAACTCCATTTTCTCGAACGGCGGTCTGGGCCTGGACCTGGATCCGACGAATCTCTCCGCCGACGACTCGCGCGACGGCGACACCGGCGCCAACGAGCGGCAGAACATGCCGGCGCTGACGTCGGTGCTCGTGGTCGGCGCCGACATCGACATCGCGGGCAAGCTTTCCAGCCGTCCCGCCACCACCTACGACATCGACTTCTACTCGAGCCCGGCCTGCGACCCCTCCGGCTTTGGCGAAGGTCAGACCTACCTCGGCAGCTCCACCGTCATGACGGACGAGGACGGCATCGGCCTGATCGAGGCGACGGTGCCTTTTTCGAGCGCCGACACCGTGGTCACCGCGACCGCGACCAGCCCCGAGGGCGACACCTCCGAGTTCTCGCCCTGCGCCGTCATCGATGCCGGCGAGGATGCCGGCGTGCTGCAGTTCTCGCAGATGAAGTTCCTGGGCTACGAGGAGCAGGGCTTCGTCACCGTCCTCGTCTCGCGCAGCGGCGGTGCCACCGGCACGGTCTCGGTGCAGTACGCAACGATGGCCGACACCGCCACTGCGCCCGCCGACTACACGGACGTGTCGGGCACGCTCACGTTCGCTGACGGCGAGTTCCTGAAGTCGTTCGACGTGCCTCTGGTGCTCGACGGACCCGACGGCGCCGACCAGACCATCGACCTGCTGCTCACCAATCCGACGGGCGGGGCCACCCTTGGCGCGCAGGCGACCAGTGAGATCCTGCTGTTCGACTACAGCACCGACTTTCCGGGCGTCTACATTTCGAGCGCCTCCATCAGCGAGGGAGACAACGGGACCAAGAACCTCGAAATCGAGGTCTCGGTGACGCCCACCGACCATACGGTGACGTTCAATGTGCGGACCACGGCCGGCACGGCAACGGCCGGCCTCGACTACGAGGACATCGACGTTGCGATGAGCTTTGCGGCCGGCGAGGCCCCCAAGACCGTCTCGGTGCCGATCCTCGGCGATGCCGCCGACGAGGGCATCGAGGTGTTCTTTTTGATGGTCAGCGGCCAGCTCCTGCCCGGAGGCTACGCGGGCAACATCGGCCACGGCTTCATCCTGGACGACGACGGCGACCCGGAGTGCGGCAACCTGGCGGTGCAGGCACCGGAGACCTGCGACGACGGTGACCTCCTCTATACGGCCGGCGACTACTGCTCGGCCGACTGCATCGCCTACCAGTGCGGCATCCCGACCAGGCTAAACGCGACCGTGCCCAAGGCGGGCGACGCCCTGTTCGTGCTGAAAGCTGCCGTGCAGAGCTCCAACTGCGACCTGCGCGTCTGCGACGTCAACGAGTCGGGCACCGTTACGGCCACGGATTCCTTGGTGATTCTGCGCAGGGCGGTGGGGCAGCCGGTACCGCTGCAGTGCCCGGCGTGA
- a CDS encoding SDR family NAD(P)-dependent oxidoreductase — MGTQKPLALITGASSGIGYELARCCAEGGFDLVIGADDAGVPDAAENLRALGASVDAVQIDLATIEGVDELCAAVGDRKVDALLANAGHGLGRAFLDQEFDDIRHVIDTNVTGTVYLIHKIGRRMRAAAHGRILITGSVAGYIPGTFQAVYGGTKAFLNSFSFALRNELKDSGVTVTCLIPGATETNFFARADMMDTYVGSSDKDDPADVARQGFEAMMKGEQEVVSGWSNKLMTTLANVAPASLLAEQHRKMAEPGTATR, encoded by the coding sequence ATGGGCACGCAAAAACCACTGGCACTCATCACCGGGGCATCGAGCGGCATCGGCTACGAGCTCGCACGCTGCTGCGCCGAAGGCGGCTTCGACCTGGTCATCGGCGCAGATGATGCGGGCGTCCCGGATGCGGCGGAGAATCTGCGCGCCCTCGGGGCATCGGTGGATGCGGTGCAGATCGATCTGGCGACGATCGAGGGGGTCGACGAGCTGTGCGCGGCCGTCGGCGACAGAAAGGTCGATGCGTTGCTCGCCAATGCCGGACACGGTCTCGGCCGCGCCTTTCTCGACCAGGAATTCGACGACATCCGTCACGTCATCGACACCAACGTCACCGGCACCGTCTATCTCATTCACAAGATCGGACGCCGCATGCGCGCGGCAGCGCACGGCCGAATCCTCATCACCGGCTCGGTGGCGGGCTACATCCCGGGCACGTTCCAGGCGGTCTACGGCGGCACCAAGGCATTTCTCAACTCTTTCTCGTTCGCGCTGCGAAACGAGCTCAAGGACAGCGGCGTCACCGTCACCTGCCTGATCCCGGGTGCCACCGAGACGAACTTCTTCGCGCGCGCCGACATGATGGACACCTACGTAGGCAGCAGCGACAAGGACGACCCCGCGGACGTTGCGCGGCAAGGCTTCGAAGCGATGATGAAGGGCGAGCAGGAGGTCGTCTCGGGCTGGAGCAATAAGCTCATGACGACGCTTGCCAACGTCGCCCCTGCCTCGCTCCTGGCCGAGCAGCATCGAAAGATGGCCGAGCCCGGAACCGCGACGCGCTAG